One segment of Desulfatibacillum aliphaticivorans DSM 15576 DNA contains the following:
- a CDS encoding flavodoxin family protein, with translation MKVTCVLGSPRRWGNTAFLTEVIAETAEEKGAEVETFVLNKLNFKGCQACMSCKGKSEKCVVKDDMGPVLDSVLESDVLVLASPVYFGDITSQAKAFVDRSFSFLVPEYAKKETPSRLAPGKKMVIVLAQGQPDDSLFADIFPRYEAFFRWYGFTEVIPVRACGVYDKNDAKDRQDLVEMAKEAGLRIMGA, from the coding sequence ATGAAGGTGACATGTGTTTTGGGAAGCCCCCGCCGGTGGGGGAACACCGCGTTTTTAACGGAAGTCATCGCGGAAACAGCCGAAGAAAAAGGCGCGGAGGTGGAAACCTTTGTTTTAAATAAATTGAATTTCAAAGGCTGCCAGGCCTGTATGTCCTGCAAGGGCAAGTCGGAAAAATGCGTGGTCAAGGACGACATGGGCCCGGTGCTCGACTCGGTCCTGGAGTCCGATGTGCTGGTGCTTGCCTCTCCGGTTTATTTCGGCGACATAACCAGCCAGGCCAAGGCCTTTGTGGACAGGAGCTTCAGCTTCCTGGTTCCCGAATACGCCAAAAAGGAAACTCCCAGCCGATTGGCTCCGGGCAAGAAAATGGTCATCGTCCTGGCTCAGGGCCAACCGGATGACTCCCTTTTCGCGGATATCTTCCCCCGTTACGAGGCTTTTTTCCGTTGGTACGGATTCACGGAAGTCATCCCGGTCCGCGCATGCGGAGTCTATGATAAAAACGACGCCAAAGATCGCCAGGATCTGGTGGAAATGGCCAAGGAAGCCGGTCTGAGAATCATGGGCGCCTGA
- a CDS encoding YbhB/YbcL family Raf kinase inhibitor-like protein, whose amino-acid sequence MNPNGILELTVASSAFEDLETIPFEHTQFGANRSVPLAWEGAPEGVKSYAVVANDPDAPSPRLRLFNFTHWVVFDIPPDMASLEPGLPVKPLLEKGIKQGKNGYGKNGYAGPKPPFGEHRYIFTVYALDAMLGLDPAKTGKKALLKAMQGRILAQGKITGLYKKG is encoded by the coding sequence ATGAACCCGAACGGCATCCTGGAATTAACGGTGGCCAGCTCCGCGTTCGAAGACCTGGAAACCATACCATTTGAACACACTCAATTCGGAGCAAACCGCTCCGTTCCTCTGGCCTGGGAAGGGGCTCCGGAAGGCGTGAAAAGTTACGCCGTCGTCGCAAACGATCCGGACGCCCCCTCCCCAAGGCTGCGCCTTTTCAACTTCACCCATTGGGTCGTTTTTGACATTCCGCCCGACATGGCCTCGCTGGAGCCCGGCCTGCCCGTCAAGCCCCTTTTGGAAAAGGGAATCAAGCAGGGGAAAAACGGGTACGGCAAAAACGGCTACGCAGGACCCAAACCGCCGTTCGGCGAGCACCGGTACATTTTCACCGTATACGCCCTGGACGCCATGTTGGGCCTGGATCCCGCCAAAACAGGCAAAAAAGCCCTGCTAAAAGCCATGCAAGGCCGCATCCTCGCCCAGGGAAAAATAACCGGCCTCTATAAAAAAGGTTGA
- a CDS encoding PAS domain S-box protein — MFRPRSLLVRLIASFLSLLLIGIAVSSFFSWIQARTTVEKVVYDELQAAASVKRADLQEWVERQRKQIMLMSQLPDVRILCEDLAPDGDGPVFVEAQDYLRGLLNSVTSSVPGLAEVFILSREKGKVLVSTNESHEGLDRSGQAYFEMGRDGVFLQNLYLPEGESSPTMTVSAPIKDSQGETLAVLAGRLNLDNMNKEVMVWTSFQEGREVLLVDRRFGILNKHVAPGQRESWNLNTEGVRKSLAGASGYGTYINHAGRKVMGVYQWIREWDLGLLVEVDEKRGLAQARRIAGTVLGTGIIVACILAVAVYFISLRFVRPVTAITRATQAAAKGDLTQKVPVRSRDEMGVLAENFNSMISQLQALYAAMEVKIDQVQQAKETIADREKWFRALIENATDIVTILNANGIITYQSPSVERILGLDPVDMVGRSILDWFHPQDADKFEELLLSMIERPGMPKVTEFRLRHRDGTWRILELLGNNLLADPLIDGVILNIREVTERRQAEKALEEEKERLAVTLRSIGDGVIATDGKGLIRLFNEEAQRLTGWSVSDALGRPAREVLHIHHVNREDDRLDLAGAVLTSGRVEPRGDAMVVSMDGVSTPISSSASPITDEIGRAIGAILILRDVTQRRKYETELQKMDKLESIGVLAGGIAHDFNNILTGVLGSISLAKLYGQGNEKVVSKLQEAERACLTARELTQQLLTFARGGAPVKESASLAELLKECVGFVLSGSKVRCEYYVPEDLMPAEVDASQIRQVIQNLVINATQAMPQGGILYISAQNVKVEEKDNLPLPPGQYVEMSIRDQGEGIPPEDLSNIFDPYFTTKQEGSGLGLATAYSIVKKHDGHIGVESVLGEGTSFTVYLPASDSKPVSKESRAQVLDRGQGKVLLMDDERVVRDVTGEILEFLGFAVTTVADGAQAVAAYKEAMEKSDPYTIVIMDLTVPGGMGGKEAMEKIWDLDKQAKAIVSSGYSQDPIMSEFRQFGFSGVIAKPFTPENLMRVINRALDL, encoded by the coding sequence ATGTTTCGTCCCCGCAGCCTGCTGGTCAGGCTGATAGCCTCTTTTCTAAGCCTTTTACTCATCGGTATTGCCGTTTCGTCTTTTTTTTCCTGGATTCAAGCCCGAACCACGGTTGAAAAAGTCGTGTATGACGAATTGCAGGCGGCGGCGTCCGTCAAAAGGGCCGACCTGCAAGAATGGGTGGAGCGGCAGCGCAAGCAGATTATGCTGATGTCGCAGCTTCCGGACGTGCGTATATTATGCGAGGATCTGGCGCCGGACGGGGACGGCCCGGTTTTTGTTGAAGCCCAGGATTATCTGCGGGGGCTGCTTAACTCGGTGACAAGCTCCGTGCCCGGACTGGCGGAAGTGTTCATACTTTCCCGGGAAAAAGGCAAGGTGCTGGTTTCCACGAATGAAAGCCACGAGGGTTTGGATAGATCCGGCCAAGCCTATTTTGAGATGGGACGCGACGGAGTGTTTTTGCAGAACCTGTATCTCCCTGAAGGCGAATCTTCACCCACCATGACAGTGTCGGCCCCGATCAAGGACTCTCAGGGGGAGACATTGGCCGTATTGGCCGGGCGGCTCAACCTGGATAACATGAATAAAGAAGTCATGGTCTGGACCTCCTTTCAGGAAGGCCGTGAAGTCCTTCTGGTGGATCGCAGGTTCGGCATACTCAACAAGCATGTTGCGCCCGGCCAGAGGGAATCCTGGAACCTGAATACTGAGGGCGTCCGAAAGTCCTTGGCCGGAGCGAGCGGATACGGAACTTACATTAATCACGCCGGCCGCAAGGTCATGGGCGTGTATCAGTGGATCCGGGAATGGGACCTTGGCCTGCTGGTGGAGGTGGACGAAAAGCGCGGCCTTGCCCAAGCCAGGAGAATCGCCGGGACGGTGCTTGGGACGGGCATCATCGTGGCCTGCATCCTGGCGGTGGCGGTATATTTTATATCCCTGCGATTTGTGCGGCCGGTTACGGCAATCACCAGAGCCACTCAGGCGGCGGCGAAAGGCGATCTGACGCAAAAGGTGCCGGTCCGATCCCGGGATGAAATGGGGGTTCTGGCGGAAAACTTCAATTCCATGATCAGCCAGTTGCAGGCTTTGTATGCGGCCATGGAAGTAAAGATCGACCAGGTTCAGCAAGCCAAGGAGACCATTGCGGATCGGGAAAAATGGTTTCGCGCCCTCATTGAAAACGCCACCGATATTGTTACAATTTTGAACGCCAATGGCATCATCACCTATCAAAGCCCCTCGGTGGAGCGTATTCTGGGCCTGGATCCCGTGGATATGGTGGGCCGCAGCATTCTGGATTGGTTTCATCCCCAGGATGCGGACAAGTTCGAAGAATTGCTGCTGAGTATGATAGAGCGCCCCGGCATGCCGAAGGTGACGGAATTCCGTTTAAGGCATCGGGACGGAACCTGGCGCATCCTGGAATTGTTGGGCAATAATCTTCTGGCCGATCCTTTGATAGACGGCGTGATCCTGAACATTCGCGAAGTGACGGAACGTCGCCAGGCGGAAAAGGCTCTGGAGGAGGAAAAGGAGCGTTTGGCGGTCACCCTGCGAAGCATCGGCGACGGGGTTATCGCCACGGATGGAAAAGGGCTTATCCGGTTGTTTAACGAAGAAGCCCAGCGCCTGACCGGTTGGTCCGTCTCCGACGCTTTGGGCCGGCCCGCCAGGGAAGTGCTGCATATCCACCATGTAAACAGGGAGGACGACCGCCTGGATCTGGCGGGCGCGGTTTTGACCAGCGGAAGGGTGGAGCCTCGGGGGGACGCCATGGTGGTTTCCATGGACGGGGTTTCCACGCCAATCTCCTCCAGTGCTTCGCCTATTACGGACGAGATTGGCCGGGCCATCGGGGCCATCCTGATTTTGCGGGACGTGACTCAGCGCAGAAAATATGAAACCGAATTGCAAAAGATGGACAAGCTGGAGTCAATCGGCGTCCTGGCCGGCGGCATCGCCCATGATTTCAACAACATCCTTACCGGGGTTTTGGGAAGCATTTCCCTGGCCAAGCTCTATGGCCAGGGTAACGAAAAAGTCGTGTCCAAACTTCAGGAAGCGGAAAGGGCCTGCCTTACCGCTCGGGAGCTGACCCAGCAATTGCTGACTTTCGCCCGGGGCGGGGCGCCGGTCAAGGAAAGCGCTTCCCTGGCGGAACTCCTCAAGGAGTGCGTGGGCTTTGTCTTGTCCGGCTCCAAAGTCCGGTGCGAGTACTACGTTCCCGAGGATCTCATGCCCGCCGAGGTGGACGCCTCCCAGATACGTCAGGTGATCCAGAACCTGGTGATTAACGCCACCCAGGCCATGCCCCAGGGCGGAATTTTGTATATTTCAGCCCAAAATGTGAAAGTGGAGGAAAAGGACAACCTCCCGCTCCCGCCCGGACAATATGTGGAAATGTCCATCCGGGATCAAGGGGAAGGCATTCCCCCCGAAGACCTTTCCAATATCTTTGACCCTTATTTCACCACCAAACAGGAAGGCAGCGGCTTGGGCCTGGCCACAGCCTATTCCATCGTCAAAAAGCACGACGGCCACATTGGGGTGGAATCCGTCTTAGGCGAGGGAACCAGCTTTACGGTTTATCTGCCCGCATCCGACTCCAAACCGGTTTCCAAAGAAAGTCGAGCCCAGGTATTGGATCGCGGCCAGGGCAAAGTGCTGCTGATGGACGATGAAAGGGTGGTGCGGGACGTGACCGGCGAGATTCTTGAGTTTCTCGGTTTCGCCGTGACAACGGTCGCCGACGGCGCCCAGGCCGTCGCCGCCTATAAAGAAGCCATGGAGAAAAGCGACCCGTATACTATCGTGATCATGGACCTTACCGTCCCTGGCGGCATGGGCGGCAAGGAAGCCATGGAAAAAATCTGGGACTTGGACAAACAGGCCAAAGCCATCGTGTCGTCAGGCTACTCCCAGGATCCCATCATGAGCGAGTTCCGGCAATTCGGCTTTTCCGGCGTCATCGCCAAGCCCTTCACCCCCGAAAACCTCATGCGCGTCATCAACCGCGCTTTAGATCTTTAA
- a CDS encoding rubrerythrin family protein has protein sequence MSKTMENLAAAFAGESQARNKYTFFAEVARQEGYHYIAKIFEETAFNEMQHAKDHFMKMGGLGDTIANLKEAIDGEDYETVTMYPDFAKEAEDEGDKEAARLFIQVGKVEAEHRERYKKILEMVENGTVYKRDEPIAWKCGICGYIVEAKEPPKKCPSCQYPQEYYEPACMVF, from the coding sequence ATGTCCAAGACCATGGAAAATCTGGCCGCCGCGTTTGCCGGTGAATCTCAAGCTCGCAACAAATACACCTTTTTCGCCGAAGTCGCCAGGCAGGAAGGGTATCATTACATAGCCAAAATCTTTGAAGAGACCGCCTTTAATGAAATGCAGCACGCCAAAGACCATTTCATGAAAATGGGCGGCCTGGGCGACACCATCGCCAATTTGAAGGAAGCCATTGACGGAGAAGACTATGAGACCGTCACCATGTATCCCGACTTCGCCAAGGAGGCCGAGGATGAAGGAGACAAGGAAGCAGCGCGTCTGTTTATTCAGGTGGGCAAGGTGGAAGCCGAACACCGTGAAAGATATAAAAAAATCCTTGAAATGGTGGAAAACGGCACGGTATACAAACGGGACGAGCCCATCGCCTGGAAATGCGGCATCTGCGGCTACATTGTGGAAGCCAAAGAGCCCCCCAAGAAGTGCCCCAGCTGTCAGTATCCCCAGGAATACTATGAACCCGCATGCATGGTCTTCTAA
- a CDS encoding thiamine pyrophosphate-binding protein, whose protein sequence is MESQSRNVSELMVDTLINWGVHHIFGMVGHSNLGLAEAIRQRCLTGDLQFIGIRHEGAAAFAASAYAKLSGRPAACLSIAGPGATNLLTGLWDAHMDRVPVIALTGQVNSNMLGRNSFQEVDLHKAFAGATCFSQTVYKSSNHAELMNLAMKSALENRDVAHLVFPNDVQELEVDENAAPGSPVGRIARRKISPAKNDVDQAAELFLRAERPVIIMGHGCLQSVETVVSFAKAWNIPLMTTFKAKGFIPDSHPLACGVLGLSGTPMAMRTMRNADLLLVLGAAFAPHTRIAEDIPAIQVDLDPAALGKFRPVTLPVWGDIQITLEELGKALSAAVPKENPRRELAEQWEKWRETKANRASKDQGKGISSAAVFEAMSRRTPANAVIALDVGDNTYSFGRYFESKHQRVLLSGMLGSIGSGYPAAMGACCAAPDRPVVAVTGDGGFGQYLGELTTAVKYRMPIKHVLLNNSRLGKIAKEQKADKKTVWSTSLRNPDFAKYAEICGARGIRVESAYNLDGALEQAFAYNGPALVEVLTDPDLV, encoded by the coding sequence ATGGAATCCCAATCCCGCAATGTGAGTGAACTAATGGTGGACACCCTGATAAATTGGGGCGTCCACCATATTTTTGGAATGGTGGGCCATTCCAATTTAGGCTTGGCCGAAGCCATCCGCCAACGCTGTTTAACGGGCGATCTTCAATTCATAGGCATACGCCATGAAGGCGCCGCCGCCTTCGCCGCCTCGGCCTATGCCAAACTTTCCGGCAGGCCGGCAGCGTGTTTATCCATTGCAGGGCCCGGAGCCACCAATCTGCTGACCGGCTTATGGGACGCCCACATGGACCGGGTTCCGGTGATCGCCCTGACCGGGCAGGTGAATTCCAACATGCTGGGGAGGAACAGCTTTCAGGAAGTGGATTTGCACAAGGCTTTCGCTGGAGCGACCTGTTTTTCCCAGACCGTCTATAAGTCCAGCAATCACGCCGAACTCATGAATCTGGCCATGAAAAGCGCCTTGGAAAACAGGGACGTCGCTCATCTGGTTTTTCCCAACGACGTGCAGGAACTGGAGGTGGATGAAAACGCCGCGCCCGGATCGCCCGTAGGAAGGATAGCGCGGCGAAAGATTTCCCCCGCAAAAAATGACGTGGATCAGGCGGCGGAGCTGTTTCTGAGGGCGGAGCGGCCCGTCATTATCATGGGCCATGGCTGCCTGCAGTCCGTTGAAACCGTGGTGAGTTTCGCCAAGGCCTGGAACATCCCGCTCATGACCACCTTCAAGGCCAAGGGCTTCATCCCGGACTCGCACCCTCTAGCCTGCGGCGTACTTGGCTTAAGCGGAACTCCCATGGCCATGCGAACCATGCGGAACGCGGACCTGCTGTTGGTGCTGGGGGCCGCCTTTGCGCCTCACACCCGCATTGCAGAGGACATCCCGGCCATTCAGGTAGATCTTGACCCTGCGGCCCTGGGAAAATTCCGCCCCGTGACCCTGCCCGTATGGGGGGATATACAAATTACGTTGGAAGAGCTTGGCAAGGCGCTTTCGGCGGCCGTTCCCAAAGAGAATCCCCGGCGAGAATTGGCTGAACAATGGGAAAAATGGCGGGAAACCAAGGCCAACAGAGCGTCCAAGGACCAAGGCAAGGGGATCAGTTCCGCAGCCGTCTTTGAAGCCATGTCCCGCCGTACGCCCGCCAACGCAGTCATAGCCCTGGATGTGGGCGACAACACCTATTCCTTTGGCAGATATTTTGAATCCAAGCACCAGCGCGTGCTGCTCTCCGGCATGCTGGGCTCCATCGGGTCCGGATATCCGGCCGCCATGGGCGCCTGCTGCGCCGCCCCGGACAGGCCCGTAGTTGCGGTAACCGGGGACGGCGGGTTCGGCCAGTACTTGGGCGAGTTGACCACGGCGGTGAAATACCGCATGCCGATCAAACATGTTTTGCTGAACAACAGCAGGCTGGGCAAGATCGCCAAAGAGCAGAAGGCTGATAAAAAAACCGTGTGGTCCACGTCCTTGCGCAACCCGGATTTCGCCAAATACGCGGAGATTTGCGGCGCCCGGGGAATTCGCGTGGAGTCCGCCTATAATCTGGACGGCGCCCTGGAGCAGGCCTTCGCGTACAACGGCCCGGCGCTGGTTGAAGTGCTCACCGATCCGGACTTGGTTTAA
- a CDS encoding DUF362 domain-containing protein — protein sequence MASDVFFVSFKTRSWKHNKINRIQELFDKAGFAGFLKKKDLTAVKLHFGERGNDSFINPVYVRQVVDKIKEAKAKPFITDTNTLYSGSRANAIDHYITAIEHGFAYAVVGAPLIIADGLTSKSIAEVEIDKKHFKSVKIASDIVCADAIIALSHFKGHELAGWGGAIKNLAMGCAPAAGKQQQHDLTMKVDKDKCTGCGSCEDVCPVGAAKLEDEISIIDAKVCIGCGECMTVCPEKAINPDWATDIGAFMERMTEYAYGAVKDKLGKMGFINFVQNVTPDCDCVPWSDSPIVPDVGILASTDPVALDKASLDLVNDQIGHQHDLLKGNHDPGLDKFQGMRSYTKGNVQVSYGEEIGLGTQEYNLIKLD from the coding sequence ATGGCTTCAGACGTCTTTTTCGTGAGTTTCAAAACCAGATCGTGGAAACACAATAAGATCAACCGGATTCAAGAGCTTTTCGACAAAGCCGGTTTTGCCGGTTTTTTGAAGAAAAAGGATCTGACGGCCGTAAAACTTCATTTCGGAGAAAGAGGCAACGATTCCTTTATCAACCCCGTCTATGTGCGCCAGGTGGTGGATAAAATCAAGGAAGCCAAGGCAAAACCCTTTATTACCGACACCAACACCCTGTACTCGGGCAGCCGCGCCAATGCGATAGACCATTACATTACGGCCATCGAGCACGGATTCGCCTACGCCGTGGTCGGCGCGCCCCTGATCATCGCCGACGGCCTGACCAGCAAAAGCATTGCGGAAGTGGAGATCGATAAAAAGCATTTCAAGTCCGTGAAAATCGCCTCGGACATCGTCTGCGCCGACGCCATTATCGCCCTTTCCCATTTCAAGGGGCATGAATTGGCGGGATGGGGCGGGGCCATAAAAAATCTGGCCATGGGGTGCGCCCCGGCGGCCGGCAAGCAGCAGCAGCACGACCTCACCATGAAGGTGGATAAAGATAAGTGCACCGGCTGCGGAAGCTGCGAGGACGTCTGCCCTGTGGGCGCCGCCAAGCTGGAGGACGAGATTTCCATCATAGACGCCAAGGTGTGCATCGGCTGCGGCGAATGCATGACCGTATGCCCTGAAAAAGCCATCAATCCCGATTGGGCCACGGACATCGGCGCTTTCATGGAGCGCATGACCGAATACGCCTACGGCGCCGTCAAGGATAAATTGGGCAAAATGGGATTCATCAACTTTGTCCAGAACGTCACCCCGGATTGCGACTGCGTGCCCTGGAGCGACTCGCCCATCGTACCTGATGTGGGCATCCTGGCTTCCACGGACCCGGTGGCCCTGGATAAGGCCAGCCTGGACCTGGTGAACGACCAGATCGGCCATCAACACGACTTGCTAAAGGGCAACCACGACCCCGGCCTGGACAAATTTCAGGGCATGAGGAGCTACACTAAGGGGAACGTGCAGGTCTCTTATGGAGAGGAAATCGGCCTGGGAACCCAGGAGTACAATCTGATCAAACTGGATTAG
- a CDS encoding TonB-dependent receptor plug domain-containing protein: MAHDQEPIALEDMVVTQSRLDEYVKNYPQQLDILQRESIQQGHYHKVSEALASMPGVDATESVTGGTRIAIRGAGQGHVLVLVNGRPAGATQYGSADINSIPMEMVERIEVYKPPIPVWLGAGGSNGAVNIVLQQDVKRKKAFTGRAEAYGGSRGKVGGSASGSFKVNDHALGLSAGASHQDGFRVNSDRDTAKASVSWQNPKTSPTRWDGSARYYHSEHGSPGRTDNPTPDARQQYNKGSADLRARGFFNDQAEYEVKVFGETLRLEDESQSGLTSLLDSNLIGIKEETTIADSLGKWALRFGGNGKWEGADHTLSGDHERTQGGLHGQFDRDEGAFTWTLGVRGDLVSDFDFQPGATVGVGVPVGKGHQIKARAGYTTHVPTFGQLYQPAHGSIDQVRGNPDLIEERIVSCSLGWQWDISKKNRLECTLFREDVWDKIQYDDYSDLIKRPVNLDRTNRTGAELALSWTVGAVGLEGSYVLQTTENEHNGKDLPYSPAHTFKLTVKSKAGPWKTRLEGVGRVVSDQYSDISNTEEKQVDAYASFDAKAVQPFSLWGKSAEAYVKVQNLLDANYETHHGYPDDGFRFTAGLSMDF; encoded by the coding sequence TTGGCCCATGACCAGGAGCCTATCGCCCTGGAAGACATGGTGGTCACCCAATCCCGGTTGGACGAATACGTTAAAAACTATCCCCAGCAACTGGATATTCTGCAACGGGAATCCATCCAGCAGGGCCACTACCACAAAGTGAGCGAGGCCCTGGCCTCCATGCCTGGAGTGGACGCAACCGAAAGCGTGACGGGAGGAACCCGCATTGCCATTCGCGGCGCGGGCCAGGGGCATGTTTTGGTGCTGGTAAACGGCCGCCCCGCCGGCGCCACGCAGTACGGCAGCGCGGACATCAACAGCATTCCCATGGAAATGGTGGAGCGCATTGAGGTGTACAAACCGCCCATTCCCGTCTGGCTGGGCGCCGGAGGCTCCAACGGAGCCGTGAACATCGTGCTCCAGCAGGACGTCAAAAGAAAAAAAGCCTTTACCGGACGCGCGGAAGCCTATGGCGGCTCCCGCGGCAAAGTTGGAGGCAGCGCTTCCGGTTCATTCAAGGTCAACGACCACGCTTTGGGGTTGTCCGCAGGCGCAAGCCATCAGGACGGATTCCGCGTCAACAGCGACAGGGATACGGCTAAGGCGAGCGTTAGCTGGCAAAATCCCAAAACGTCCCCCACCCGATGGGACGGCAGCGCCAGGTACTACCATTCCGAGCACGGCTCTCCAGGCAGGACGGACAATCCCACCCCCGACGCCAGGCAGCAATACAATAAAGGATCGGCTGATTTGCGGGCCCGCGGTTTTTTTAATGATCAGGCCGAGTATGAAGTCAAAGTGTTCGGAGAAACCCTGCGTCTGGAGGACGAGTCCCAAAGCGGCCTCACTTCCCTGCTTGACTCCAACCTGATTGGAATCAAGGAGGAAACCACCATCGCCGACAGCCTGGGCAAGTGGGCCTTGCGCTTTGGCGGCAACGGCAAATGGGAAGGCGCCGACCACACCCTTTCCGGGGACCACGAACGGACCCAAGGCGGCCTCCACGGCCAGTTTGACCGGGATGAGGGGGCTTTCACATGGACCCTGGGCGTCCGGGGGGATCTCGTCTCCGACTTTGATTTTCAGCCCGGCGCTACGGTCGGCGTGGGAGTTCCCGTTGGAAAAGGGCATCAGATCAAGGCCCGGGCCGGATACACCACCCACGTCCCGACTTTCGGCCAGTTGTATCAGCCCGCCCACGGCTCCATTGACCAGGTTCGCGGCAACCCTGATCTTATTGAAGAGCGCATCGTCTCCTGCTCCCTGGGCTGGCAATGGGACATCTCCAAGAAAAACAGGCTGGAGTGCACCCTGTTTCGGGAGGACGTGTGGGACAAGATTCAGTACGATGATTACTCTGACCTGATCAAGCGGCCTGTCAACCTGGACCGGACCAACAGGACGGGCGCCGAATTGGCGCTTTCATGGACCGTGGGCGCGGTGGGGCTTGAAGGCTCGTACGTGCTGCAAACCACGGAAAACGAGCACAACGGCAAGGATCTCCCGTACTCGCCGGCGCACACGTTTAAACTGACGGTAAAAAGCAAGGCCGGCCCGTGGAAAACCCGTCTGGAAGGCGTGGGCAGGGTTGTTAGCGATCAATACTCGGATATTTCCAACACCGAGGAAAAACAGGTGGACGCCTACGCATCCTTTGACGCCAAGGCAGTTCAGCCCTTTTCCCTTTGGGGAAAATCCGCCGAGGCTTACGTCAAAGTTCAAAACCTCTTGGACGCCAATTACGAGACGCACCACGGCTATCCCGACGACGGCTTCCGCTTCACCGCCGGGCTGAGCATGGATTTTTAA
- a CDS encoding branched-chain amino acid ABC transporter permease produces MDMERDHYEDVAFFTSRLGVLWFVILASGLLLFPFIASNYLKTYYIYVANCIAINIIAAIGLNLLVGCTGQISLGHAGFFAVGAYATAALTGKLGAPFLPSLLIAASISALLGFLLGLPALRLEGPYLSIATLGFGLTITQIIGKIQYLGARQGLHAPDLVIGPFNLSSDAEKYYLFAAMAFAACLFARNLMKTRVGRAFIAIRDSDVAASTMGVNLMIYKTLAFAVSAFFAGLAGGLYAFVLGYIQPDTFNLLMSIMFLAMIVVGGLGSISGAVAGAVLLTWLDLTLRNVLDVPVLGDWLKSLSQSYFSITGVSNIQYIVFGAIMVLIMLFEPLGLHGIWLRARRYWQARSSRGRSG; encoded by the coding sequence ATGGATATGGAACGGGATCACTATGAGGATGTAGCGTTCTTTACATCGCGTTTGGGCGTGTTATGGTTTGTCATCCTGGCGTCCGGGCTGCTCCTTTTTCCATTCATCGCCTCCAACTATTTGAAAACCTATTATATATACGTCGCCAACTGCATTGCTATCAACATCATCGCCGCCATAGGCCTTAATTTGCTTGTGGGATGCACTGGACAGATATCCTTGGGACACGCCGGATTTTTTGCGGTAGGCGCGTATGCAACAGCGGCGCTGACCGGCAAACTGGGGGCGCCGTTTTTGCCGTCTTTGCTGATCGCCGCCTCCATTTCCGCTTTGCTGGGCTTTTTATTGGGGCTGCCCGCCTTGCGGCTGGAGGGGCCGTATTTATCCATCGCCACTTTGGGCTTTGGGCTGACGATCACGCAAATTATCGGCAAAATTCAATATCTGGGGGCCCGTCAGGGCCTGCACGCCCCTGACTTGGTTATCGGCCCGTTTAATTTGAGTTCGGACGCCGAAAAGTATTATTTATTCGCCGCAATGGCGTTTGCAGCCTGTCTGTTCGCCCGAAACCTGATGAAAACCAGGGTGGGGCGGGCCTTTATCGCCATCCGGGATTCGGACGTGGCCGCTTCAACCATGGGGGTGAACCTCATGATTTACAAGACCCTGGCCTTTGCAGTCAGCGCCTTTTTCGCAGGGCTGGCCGGGGGGCTTTACGCCTTCGTTTTGGGATATATACAGCCCGACACCTTTAATTTGCTCATGTCCATCATGTTTTTGGCCATGATTGTCGTGGGCGGCCTGGGCTCCATATCGGGGGCCGTCGCCGGGGCGGTTTTGCTGACCTGGCTGGACCTGACCCTTCGCAATGTCCTGGACGTTCCCGTATTGGGGGATTGGCTGAAGAGTCTGTCCCAGTCCTATTTTTCCATTACCGGGGTCAGCAATATCCAGTATATTGTCTTTGGCGCCATCATGGTTTTGATTATGCTGTTTGAGCCTCTTGGCCTGCACGGCATATGGCTTCGCGCCAGGCGATATTGGCAAGCCCGCTCAAGCAGGGGGCGCAGCGGGTAA